A window from Candidatus Nitrospira neomarina encodes these proteins:
- the hsdR gene encoding EcoAI/FtnUII family type I restriction enzme subunit R: protein MNSPDKKTLSERDICTKFITPAIQQAGWDILAQIREEVKLTDGRVMVRGKLAARIKNPDAKGGPKRADYVLYARPSIPIAVIEAKQNKFSVGHGMQQALAYAEMLDIPFAISSNGNGFLFHDRTGLSQPVERELNMDQFPPCDELWPLYQQWKGLTEAGALKLVEQPYFTDASSKEPRYYQRVAINRAIEGVAKGQQRILLVMATGTGKTYTAFQIIWRLWKAKKKKRILFLADRNILVDQTMQQDFAPFSEVMHKITNREVKKNYEIYLALYQAVTGKEEWKQIYRQFPADFFDLIVVDECHRGSAADDSAWHEVLDYFSNATHLGLTATPTETKEISNKTYFGAPIYTYSLKQGIEDGFLAPYKVIRIVTDADALGYAPEKGKRDKHGQAVEQRQYNTKDFDRNLVLEKRTKLVARRIWEYLEAIDPMAKTIVFCDDQDHAERMRQALVEIIPAAASNRRYVMRITGDDNEGKAQLSYFIDNDEPYPVIATTSKLLTTGVDSKTCKLIVLDQNINSMTEFKQIIGRGTRIREDYDKLYFTIMDFKGATRLFADKNFDGEPVVIYEPKPEESVVPPEDTTKPPLEGTAELPFPPYTPEPSSVSDTSEIGEGRTKYYVDDVEVRTAIERSQYLDTDGKLVSEDYRVFLKNEIKKSLLAQFGSLTDFLRRWSQAERKQAIVKELKDQGIPMEVLQQAIPNSADLDIFDLIAHIAFDQRPLTRQERANAVKKRNYFGKYGDQAREVLEALLDKYADHGITDIEDSNVLELPPFDKYGTKTQIRRGIFGGSENYSQAITELEHALYDKSA, encoded by the coding sequence ATGAACTCCCCCGACAAGAAGACGCTGTCTGAACGTGACATCTGCACCAAGTTCATCACTCCCGCCATCCAGCAGGCCGGGTGGGACATCTTGGCACAGATTCGTGAGGAGGTTAAGCTGACCGATGGTCGCGTTATGGTCCGTGGCAAGCTAGCTGCGAGAATTAAGAATCCAGACGCCAAGGGTGGCCCTAAAAGGGCCGATTACGTTTTGTATGCACGCCCCAGCATCCCAATTGCCGTCATCGAAGCAAAACAAAATAAATTTTCAGTCGGCCACGGCATGCAACAAGCCCTAGCCTATGCAGAAATGCTCGATATTCCTTTTGCAATCAGCTCCAATGGTAATGGCTTTCTTTTCCATGATCGAACCGGTTTGTCGCAACCTGTGGAAAGGGAATTGAACATGGATCAGTTCCCACCCTGTGACGAACTGTGGCCGTTGTATCAACAATGGAAAGGATTAACGGAAGCGGGCGCACTCAAGCTCGTCGAGCAACCTTATTTCACTGACGCCAGCAGCAAAGAACCTCGATACTATCAGCGGGTCGCGATCAACCGCGCAATTGAAGGGGTTGCCAAAGGACAGCAACGCATCCTCCTAGTGATGGCAACCGGAACTGGCAAAACCTACACCGCTTTTCAGATCATCTGGCGCCTTTGGAAGGCCAAAAAGAAAAAACGCATCCTGTTCCTCGCCGATCGCAATATTCTGGTCGATCAGACCATGCAGCAAGACTTCGCACCTTTCAGTGAGGTTATGCATAAAATCACCAACCGCGAGGTAAAAAAGAACTACGAGATTTACCTTGCACTTTACCAGGCGGTAACGGGAAAGGAAGAGTGGAAGCAGATCTACCGACAATTCCCGGCGGATTTCTTCGATCTCATCGTGGTTGACGAATGTCATCGTGGCAGCGCCGCAGACGATTCAGCTTGGCATGAAGTGCTCGACTACTTCAGCAACGCAACCCATCTCGGCCTCACAGCCACACCAACGGAAACCAAAGAGATCAGCAATAAAACCTATTTTGGTGCGCCTATCTACACTTACTCGCTCAAGCAAGGAATTGAAGATGGCTTCCTCGCTCCATATAAGGTCATCCGTATCGTTACCGATGCGGACGCCCTGGGGTACGCACCAGAAAAGGGCAAGCGTGACAAACATGGCCAAGCAGTCGAGCAACGCCAATACAACACCAAAGACTTCGACCGAAACCTCGTGCTGGAGAAACGCACCAAACTGGTGGCGCGGCGCATCTGGGAATATTTGGAGGCCATTGACCCTATGGCCAAAACCATTGTCTTCTGCGACGACCAGGATCACGCCGAACGTATGCGACAGGCGTTGGTGGAAATTATTCCAGCCGCAGCAAGCAACCGCCGTTACGTCATGCGCATCACCGGTGACGATAACGAAGGCAAAGCGCAGCTTTCATACTTTATCGACAATGATGAGCCTTACCCCGTTATAGCAACCACCTCTAAATTACTGACAACCGGCGTTGATTCCAAAACCTGCAAGCTCATCGTGCTCGATCAAAACATCAACTCAATGACCGAATTCAAGCAAATCATCGGGAGAGGCACCCGCATTCGGGAGGATTACGACAAACTATACTTCACAATCATGGACTTTAAAGGTGCCACAAGATTGTTTGCCGACAAAAACTTTGATGGCGAGCCCGTAGTAATTTACGAGCCGAAGCCCGAGGAATCTGTCGTTCCGCCGGAAGACACCACAAAGCCACCTCTAGAGGGAACAGCAGAACTTCCCTTTCCCCCGTACACGCCAGAACCGTCTAGTGTTAGTGACACTAGCGAAATCGGAGAAGGTCGAACCAAATACTACGTGGACGATGTTGAAGTGCGCACGGCCATCGAGCGCTCGCAATACCTCGACACCGACGGGAAACTTGTCTCCGAAGATTATCGCGTTTTTCTCAAAAACGAGATTAAAAAGTCCCTCCTTGCCCAGTTCGGCTCCCTCACCGATTTTTTGCGTCGTTGGAGCCAAGCCGAACGCAAGCAAGCAATCGTGAAAGAACTCAAAGATCAAGGTATTCCTATGGAAGTCTTACAGCAGGCTATTCCAAATAGCGCGGACCTCGACATATTCGACCTCATTGCGCACATTGCCTTTGACCAGCGCCCCCTCACTCGCCAGGAGCGTGCAAATGCGGTAAAGAAGCGCAACTACTTTGGCAAATACGGTGACCAAGCACGAGAAGTGCTCGAAGCGCTATTAGATAAATATGCTGATCACGGCATTACCGACATCGAAGATTCAAATGTTTTGGAATTGCCACCGTTTGACAAATACGGAACAAAAACACAAATCCGGCGCGGCATCTTCGGTGGATCGGAAAATTATTCCCAAGCCATTACCGAACTGGAACACGCACTCTATGATAAAAGCGCCTAA